The Amycolatopsis sp. QT-25 genomic sequence GTTGAGCAAGGGTGGAAAGGGTCTCGAACGCGGCGACCGGGCGCTTGTCTATACGCAACGTTGAGTCTCGATAAAAGCATAGACGCACCGTTGCGTCAACGCTTCACCGCAGGGGCGGTATCCGAGACAAGCACTTCGGAAAAGAGCTTCTACCTGCCGGTTTCCACCAAACCCAGTCGCAGGGCGCTCAGGACCGCCTCTGTGCGCGACGCCACCCGGAACTTGGAGAAGACCGTCTTCAAGTGCACCTTGACCGTCCGCTCGGAAATGCCCAGCGTCCGGGCGATCAACCGGTTCGACTTGCCTTCCGCGAGCTGGCGGACCACCTCCAGCTCGCGCGGCGTGAGCTGGCAACCCTGTCCTTGCCGCAGGCCGGAAACGGTCCTCCCGACCGCCTCGCCGCCCTCGGTGTCCAGCGGATAGCCGATCACCGTCTTGACGAACTCCGCCGGCTCCTTCGGATGCATTCTGGAAAGCAGCATGATGATCATGCTTTGGGTTTTCAGTACCTCACCGAGCAGGTACGTCATGCGTTCTGAAACGGATTCGTGAAAATCACCATTGGCCACAGGCATAGAAGTCCCCCAGATACAGTGAAGGCAGGTATTTCACGCGTCATCGCGGATACCGCGACCTGTCGATGTGGGCAGGTCGTCGCAGGTGGTAGGCCGAAGGCCCCCCGATCGGCTGGACCGAGTCTAACCTCGACCTCGCGGAGCCGACAACCACAACACTGCACAAAGAGACTTTTTGCCAGGCGCAACAATCGGAGTCCGCCAAGGATACCGTCCGAGAGGCCGGGACCTGCGCCGACACGAATTCGAGGAAAGAAATACGTCAACTTCGATCACGATAACGCATCAATTGATCATTGCGTCGCGGACGGCACCGGGGAGCCGCCGGACCCGGACCGCGAGAGCCGGGCCTGCCCGACCGCCACGGAGGGCGGCGGGACTTGGTGATTCCCCTGAACCCGGCGTGCCGAGGTGTGCCGCCACCGCCCGAGAACAGCCGGGACGTATCACGTGAACATGACCGACCACCCCGGTGACGCGATTCTCTACCGGCATCCCCGACCAAGCCCATCCGAAGATCCAGATCGGCAGGCGTGGTCGACCACGGCGTCACGACTCAGGTACGGCTCAGGAGCCGCCTGGCTCCCGCGACGACCGCGGTCGCCAGCAGCCAGCCCGCGACCACCAGCGCCATCGCCACCATTTTGTCGGTGCCGACGGGATCCCACGCCTTTTCCTGGCCGAGGTCGACGACCGGCACCACGAGATCGAGCGCGTAGACGAACGGATCCCAGGTGGGGTGCTCGTTCTGCTTGAGCGGGCGCACCGGATGGCCGGAGAACCACCATCCCCCGGTGCCGACCATGGCTGTGAGCCACACGAGCGCCCTTGTCGGAACGAATCCGTACCCGAACAACGCGTCCTGGATCCAGCCCCAGACCCGGCCCGCGAAGTGACGGCGGCGCAGGAGATGCCGTTCCCTTGCCAGCCGGACCGTCCGGGCGGACCGCTCGTCACCCGCGCTCTGATAGTGGGCGGCCAGTCGCTCGAACGAGGCCGCGCTCACCTCGGGATCACGGGTGAGCCAGCCGATCCGCTCGCGGGCCGTCAGGGACTGCGTGGCCCCGATCCGGCCGTACCCCAGTCCTTCCAAATCCAGATCGCCATCGGCGGGCCAGGCCGAAACCGAATCGATCAGAGAGCTGACCCGTACGTCGCGCAGGATGAGGCGCCCACTCGGAGCGACGCGGGTGTCCAGCCTGAGACGCGAGGTCGTGAGCCTGGTGAGGTTCGCGGAAGTCGGCGATCCGCGCAGTTCGGCGTCGTGGAACGTGACGATGTTTCCCGCCTGCATAGCGAGCAGATCCACCGGACCGGACGCGACGAACCCATACGCGGCGAAGAAGCCGCCGCTCACCGTCACGATGCTCGCGTCGACCTCGCCCACCTCCGCCCCGTCGAACACGATGGAGTTCGCCAGTTTCGCCTCCCAGAGACTTACTCCTCCGGTCGCACGGAGTCGATTGGCGATCAACGACCCGGACGCCAGCAGCCGCGGCGCGTAGAGCGCCCACTGCTCGCCGGTGCGGATCGTGGCCTCCGACAGGACGACGTCGCCCTCGATCCGGCTGCTCGTCAGGGTCACCGGAGCGACCACGTCCCGGTCCGGCGTCCGTATCGGAGTCTGCACCTGGTCACCTTTGCGACGGCGAAACTCCTGTGCGGCGGACCGCGGCCCGTACTGGTTCGCCTGCCCTATCCGGGCCTGGTGCAACACGAGGTCGCCACCTATCCGGGCGCCGGCGGCGAGGAAGGCGTCCATCTCGGCGCCGGACAGCTCGACCGAACCGACGGTCGTGCCCGTGAGCATCAGCTCGCCGGAGATCGCGCAACCCGCCAGATCCAGGTCACAAGCCAGGCGAAGGTGAGAGAGATCCAGAGAACCGATGATGCGGATATTGCGGATCCGCAGGGGGTGCAGTGACGATATCTTGTGCCGCGCGCACGCCAGCAGAAGTTCTCGTACTTCTTCCGCGGGCATCGAAAGGCTGCGGTCGATTCCGTCGATCCCGCCGTCGAGCACTGTTTTGACCGAGTGCCGCGACCTCCCCCGGCGATTCAGCACTGATTCCCTCGTTTCCGTCGACGGCGAATCACCGAATATAGCGACGGATCCAAATCATCGCTGTCGTCGGCGGTGACCACCAGCT encodes the following:
- a CDS encoding response regulator transcription factor, whose product is MLLSRMHPKEPAEFVKTVIGYPLDTEGGEAVGRTVSGLRQGQGCQLTPRELEVVRQLAEGKSNRLIARTLGISERTVKVHLKTVFSKFRVASRTEAVLSALRLGLVETGR